In one Grus americana isolate bGruAme1 chromosome 1, bGruAme1.mat, whole genome shotgun sequence genomic region, the following are encoded:
- the DDX3X gene encoding ATP-dependent RNA helicase DDX3X, whose translation MSHVAVENALGLDQQFSGLDLNSSDSQSEGSSSSKGRYIPPHLRNREASKQGFDSGGWSSSRDKDAYSSFARSDRGAKSSFFDRGNGSRGGRYEERGRGGDYDRSGFGRFDRGGNSRWSDKSDEDDWSKPLPPSERLEQELFSGSNTGINFEKYDDIPVEATGSNCPPHIESFSDVDMGEIIMGNIELTRYTRPTPVQKHAIPIIKEKRDLMACAQTGSGKTAAFLLPILSQIYADGPGDALRAMKENGRYGRRKQYPISLVLAPTRELAVQIYEEARKFAYRSRVRPCVVYGGADIGQQIRDLERGCHLLVATPGRLVDMMERGKIGLDFCKYLVLDEADRMLDMGFEPQIRRIVEQDTMPPKGVRHTMMFSATFPKEIQMLARDFLDEYIFLAVGRVGSTSENITQKVVWVEESDKRSFLLDLLNATGKDSLTLVFVETKKGADALEDFLYHEGYACTSIHGDRSQRDREEALHQFRSGKSPILVATAVAARGLDISNVKHVINFDLPSDIEEYVHRIGRTGRVGNLGLATSFFNERNINITKDLLDLLVEAKQEVPSWLENMAYEQHHKGGGSRGRSKSSRFSGGFGARDYRTSSGSGSSSFSSSRSTSSRSGGSGSRGFGGGYGGFYNSDGYGGNYNSQGVDWWGN comes from the exons tTTTCTGGTCTAGACTTGAATTCCTCAGACTCTCAGAGTGAAGGAAGCTCTTCAAGCA AAGGCCGATACATTCCTCCTCACTTGCGGAACAGGGAAGCTTCAAAACAGG gcTTTGATAGTGGGGGCTGGAGTTCTAGCAGAGACAAGGATGCATACAGCAGCTTTGCACGGTCTGACCGTGGAGCAAAATCAAGCTTCTTTGACCGTGGAAATGGATCAAGAGGAGGAAG ATATGAAGAGCGTGGAAGAGGTGGCGACTATGATAGGAGTGGCTTTGGTAGATTTGACCGTGGAGGGAATAGCCGCTGGTCTGACAAATCAGATGAAGATGACTGGTCAAAGCCTCTTCCCCCAAGTGAACGCCTGGAACA AGAGCTCTTTTCAGGAAGCAATACTGGCATTAACTTTGAGAAATATGATGACATTCCTGTTGAAGCAACAGGCAGCAACTGTCCTCCACATATTGAAAGc TTCAGTGATGTTGACATGGGAGAAATTATTATGGGAAACATTGAGCTTACACGCTACACCCGTCCTACTCCAGTCCAGAAACACGCAATACctattattaaagaaaagagagactTGATGGCCTGTGCTCAGACAG GGTCTGGGAAAACGGCTGCATTTCTTCTACCAATACTGAGCCAGATCTATGCAGATGGCCCTGGTGATGCCTTGAGAGCTATGAAG gagaaTGGAAGGTATGGGCGCCGTAAGCAATATCCAATCTCACTGGTCTTGGCTCCCACTAGAGAACTGGCTGTGCAGATCTATGAGGAAGCCAGAAAG TTTGCATACCGTTCCAGAGTTCGTCCCTGTGTTGTATACGGTGGTGCAGACATTGGTCAGCAGATACGTGACTTAGAACGTGGATGTCACTTGCTTGTAGCAACTCCAGGACGACTGGTTGATATGATGGAGAGGGGAAAGATTGGATTGGATTTCTGCAA GTACCTGGTGCTTGATGAAGCTGACAGAATGCTTGATATGGGGTTTGAACCTCAAATTCGTCGAATTGTTGAACAGGATACTATGCCACCAAAGGGGGTTCGTCATACCATGATGTTCAGTGCTACTTTCCCTAAGGAAATCCAG aTGCTTGCTCGAGACTTCCTTGATGAATATATCTTTCTGGCTGTTGGCAGAGTAGGTTCTACATCTGAGAATATCACACAGAAAGTAGTATGGGTGGAAGAGTCAGACAAACGATCATTTCTGCTTGACCTGCTAAATGCCACAG GCAAGGATTCCTTGACTCTGGTGTTCGTGGAAACTAAAAAGGGTGCAGATGCTCTTGAGGACTTCTTGTACCATGAAGGATATGCCTGTACAAGTATACACGGAGATCGCTCTCaaagagacagagaggaagCGCTGCACCAGTTCCGTTCGGGCAAGAGCCCAATTCTTGTTGCCACAGCA GTAGCAGCAAGAGGACTGGATATCTCAAATGTAAAGCATGTCATAAACTTTGACTTGCCAAGTGACATTGAAGAGTATGTACATCGTATTGGTCGTACAGGCCGAGTAGGGAACCTTG GTCTTGCCACCTCATTCTTCAATGAGAGGAACATAAACATCACCAAGGACTTGCTTGATCTTCTTGTTGAGGCTAAGCAAGAAGTACCGTCTTGGCTGGAAAACATGGCTTATGAACAGCATCACAAAGGGGGTGGCAGCCGTGGGCGATCTAAGAG CAGTAGGTTCAGCGGAGGATTTGGTGCCAGAGACTATCGAACAAGTAGTGGTTCTGGCAGCAGTAGCTTTAGTAGCAGTCGATCAACCAGCAGCCGCAGTGGAGGAAGTGGCAGCAGAGGATTTGGAG GTGGTTATGGAGGCTTCTACAACAGTGATGGATATGGAGGAAACTATAACTCCCAGGGGGTTGACTGGTGGGGCAACTGA